A genomic segment from Coccinella septempunctata chromosome 3, icCocSept1.1, whole genome shotgun sequence encodes:
- the LOC123310258 gene encoding cell division control protein 2 homolog 3-like, translating to MFQMEHLHLGEILGEGSFGRVYRGQRHGQAVAVKRTMLTHHAIQEVDILRSLEHTNIIPLQEAIIEGDYLFMVMPLCDEDLNAFLRREGPRNQPSRFFRVMRELAAAVTECHRRQIVHRDIKPANILRRRCRFLLADFGLAETLTTTRPLLTEPAGTMVYWAPEQRRLEPYDTSVDLWALGLVAVEVATGLPCRQGEEEQHWALSLDDKYRAEMERLRFPVRWYIEGLLQDNPSHRRPAAQWEWPGTDTVLLVETVAQPPPLIPVSTLRPAPLPPIAPLTPPPQLSPVPQEPPAPGKTLILPSRLASKIQAQPNPRLWSPSLRTEVIALIPTTVKGRRRLRLKLRFPSGTAHRLWVPVD from the coding sequence ATGTTTCAGATGGAACATTTACACCTGGGGGAGATCTTGGGAGAAGGCAGCTTTGGGCGTGTCTATAGAGGCCAACGACACGGCCAAGCAGTGGCGGTAAAAAGGACTATGTTGACTCACCACGCCATCCAGGAAGTCGACATACTCAGGTCCCTAGAACATACAAATATAATACCCCTGCAAGAGGCCATCATAGAGGGAGACTACCTTTTTATGGTAATGCCTCTGTGCGACGAGGACCTAAATGCCTTCCTGCGTCGAGAAGGGCCGAGGAACCAGCCGTCTCGGTTCTTCCGCGTGATGCGGGAGTTAGCAGCAGCCGTGACGGAGTGTCATCGTCGGCAAATAGTACACCGAGACATCAAGCCAGCCAATATCTTACGCCGCCGGTGCCGATTCCTGCTGGCAGATTTTGGGTTGGCCGAAACACTTACCACCACCCGACCCCTGCTCACCGAGCCAGCAGGAACCATGGTGTACTGGGCACCGGAACAGCGCAGGCTAGAGCCGTATGACACGTCCGTCGACCTGTGGGCGTTGGGGTTAGTGGCCGTAGAGGTGGCGACCGGCCTACCGTGCCGTCAGGGTGAGGAGGAACAGCATTGGGCCTTATCCCTGGACGACAAATACCGTGCGGAGATGGAGCGGTTGAGATTCCCCGTCCGATGGTATATCGAAGGTTTGCTCCAGGATAACCCGTCCCACCGGAGACCTGCTGCACAGTGGGAGTGGCCTGGAACCGATACCGTCCTGTTAgttgaaaccgtagctcagcCACCCCCACTGATACCGGTGTCCACACTGAGACCAGCACCGCTTCCACCAATTGCTCCGTTAACGCCACCACCTCAACTGTCTCCCGTCCCACAGGAACCGCCAGCACCAGGGAAGACACTGATTTTGCCGTCAAGACTAGCATCCAAAATCCAGGCTCAACCGAACCCCCGTCTGTGGTCACCCAGTCTTCGGACTGAGGTCATCGCCCTGATACCAACCACCGTCAAGGGCAGACGCCGGCTCCGGCTGAAGCTCAGGTTTCCCTCCGGCACTGCCCACCGTCTCTGGGTGCCAGTGGATTGA